In the genome of Solidesulfovibrio sp., one region contains:
- a CDS encoding cyclic nucleotide-binding domain-containing protein gives MDQPQGLKGCGFNDCLDILRELPVFNGVPLDVVKVLAYLSGRESFVAGEMLCEQGEPLDRCFYVLCGEVEMARQVGDCAVVLPRRGRGYFFGGLGLLAPAKALFAVKAISDTECLVLTKEKFQKTAERFPDIWPKILGNVVEHVFRWEEAFLAAHAEECATSGEMGLSLF, from the coding sequence ATGGATCAGCCGCAAGGGCTTAAGGGCTGCGGATTCAACGATTGCCTGGACATTTTGCGCGAGTTGCCGGTGTTCAACGGCGTGCCGCTCGACGTGGTCAAGGTGCTGGCCTACCTGTCGGGCCGGGAATCGTTCGTGGCCGGCGAGATGCTGTGCGAGCAGGGCGAGCCGCTCGACCGCTGTTTCTACGTGCTGTGCGGCGAAGTGGAGATGGCCCGGCAGGTGGGGGATTGCGCGGTGGTGCTGCCACGTCGGGGGCGGGGCTATTTCTTCGGCGGCCTTGGCCTGCTGGCGCCGGCCAAGGCGCTTTTCGCCGTCAAGGCGATTTCGGACACGGAGTGCCTGGTGCTGACCAAGGAGAAATTCCAGAAGACGGCCGAACGCTTTCCCGACATCTGGCCGAAGATCCTGGGCAACGTGGTGGAGCACGTCTTCCGCTGGGAAGAGGCCTTCCTGGCCGCCCACGCCGAGGAATGCGCCACCAGCGGCGAAATGGGGCTGAGCCTGTTCTAG
- the proB gene encoding glutamate 5-kinase has translation MAECDWRKRRRQVMSDARRIVVKVGSAVLAGQRGVDGAVVAGLSEQIAGLVAAGRQVLLVSSGAVAAGREVLGEKYDRSLLPHRQAASAIGQSRLMHAYDQEFARHGRIAAQVLLTRDDLDNRERYLNLRNTLATLFDLGAVPVVNENDSVAVSELVYGDNDCLGGLLVGAIGAELFVNLTSARGVFAENPDDHPGAAPMEVIEDIAGLDLDAMCGAKTTLGTGGMYSKLLAARRVAQLGVPTLILAGREPGALTRALAGENVGTFVPAGCKPIPRRKFWLAYHHEPQGTLHIDDGAVRALREKGKSLLPAGIVDVAGDFAVGAMVRLATVGGESLGVGLSNYAAGDLRKIMGLKSSRIAQVLGEATYAEAVHRDNLLLDAAI, from the coding sequence ATGGCCGAGTGTGACTGGCGCAAGCGGCGCCGGCAGGTCATGTCCGATGCCAGGCGCATCGTGGTCAAGGTCGGCAGCGCCGTGCTGGCCGGCCAACGGGGCGTGGACGGGGCCGTGGTGGCCGGGCTGTCCGAGCAGATCGCCGGGCTGGTGGCCGCCGGCCGGCAGGTGCTGCTCGTGTCCAGCGGTGCCGTGGCCGCCGGCCGGGAAGTGCTGGGCGAGAAATACGACCGCAGCCTGCTGCCCCACCGCCAGGCCGCCTCGGCCATCGGCCAAAGCCGGCTCATGCACGCCTACGACCAGGAGTTCGCCCGCCACGGCCGCATCGCCGCCCAGGTGTTACTCACCCGCGACGACCTGGACAACCGCGAGCGCTACCTCAATTTGCGCAACACCCTGGCCACGCTTTTTGACCTCGGGGCCGTGCCTGTGGTCAACGAGAACGATTCGGTGGCCGTTTCGGAACTGGTCTACGGCGACAACGACTGCCTGGGCGGCTTGCTGGTCGGGGCCATCGGGGCGGAGCTTTTTGTCAACCTGACCTCGGCCCGGGGCGTTTTCGCCGAAAACCCCGACGACCATCCCGGCGCCGCGCCCATGGAGGTCATCGAGGACATCGCCGGGCTCGATCTCGACGCCATGTGCGGCGCGAAAACGACGCTCGGCACCGGCGGCATGTATTCCAAGCTGTTGGCCGCCCGGCGCGTGGCCCAGCTCGGCGTGCCCACGCTGATCCTGGCCGGCCGCGAGCCCGGGGCGCTGACCCGGGCGCTTGCCGGGGAAAACGTCGGCACCTTCGTTCCGGCCGGCTGCAAGCCCATTCCCCGGCGCAAGTTCTGGCTGGCCTATCACCACGAACCGCAGGGCACGCTTCACATCGACGACGGGGCGGTGCGGGCGCTGCGCGAGAAGGGCAAGAGCCTGCTGCCGGCCGGCATCGTGGATGTGGCCGGCGATTTCGCCGTGGGAGCCATGGTGCGCCTGGCAACGGTCGGGGGCGAGAGCCTCGGGGTGGGGCTGTCCAACTACGCCGCCGGCGACCTGCGCAAGATCATGGGGCTGAAAAGTTCGCGCATCGCGCAAGTCCTCGGCGAGGCCACCTACGCCGAGGCCGTGCACCGCGACAACCTGCTCCTCGACGCGGCGATTTGA
- a CDS encoding class I SAM-dependent methyltransferase — translation MDEARCRGWDVFEDDGVCRVCGERAAFASIKPGHSLRETRCSSCRASRRTRDLARVLAHLAAGPESRSLTEALPAMAGWRVFEAQAAGPLHDRLRCLPGYVCSEYVPELAAPGSCSQAGLRCEDLERLSFADAAFDLVVTQDVFEHVADPWRAFDEVWRVLAPGGRHVFTVPMHEGHATTPRVRFAGGRRQDVLPPVHHGDPVRQGGSLVVTDFGDDLPRLLTARGQPTIVAVHVAFYKPSEMPGIIEGDLHALYEAAYKAGEKASFLRYNSVVFLTEKPA, via the coding sequence ATGGACGAGGCCAGGTGCCGGGGCTGGGACGTGTTCGAGGACGACGGGGTTTGCCGGGTGTGCGGCGAAAGGGCCGCCTTCGCGTCGATCAAGCCCGGGCATAGTCTGCGCGAGACGCGCTGCTCGTCGTGCCGGGCCAGCCGGCGCACGCGCGACCTGGCCCGGGTGCTGGCCCATCTGGCCGCCGGGCCCGAGAGCCGGTCGCTGACCGAGGCCTTGCCGGCCATGGCCGGCTGGCGGGTGTTCGAGGCGCAGGCCGCCGGGCCGCTCCACGACCGGCTGCGCTGCCTGCCGGGCTATGTCTGTTCGGAATACGTGCCGGAGCTGGCCGCTCCCGGATCGTGTTCCCAGGCCGGGCTGCGCTGCGAGGACCTGGAGCGCCTGAGCTTCGCCGACGCCGCCTTCGACCTGGTGGTCACCCAGGACGTTTTCGAGCACGTGGCCGACCCCTGGCGGGCGTTCGACGAGGTCTGGCGGGTGCTGGCCCCGGGCGGGCGCCATGTCTTCACCGTGCCCATGCACGAGGGCCATGCGACCACGCCGCGCGTGCGCTTCGCGGGCGGCCGGCGGCAGGACGTGCTGCCGCCGGTGCACCACGGCGACCCGGTGCGCCAGGGCGGGTCGCTGGTGGTCACGGATTTCGGCGACGACCTGCCCAGGCTGCTCACGGCGCGTGGCCAGCCGACCATCGTGGCCGTGCACGTGGCCTTCTACAAGCCGTCGGAAATGCCGGGCATCATCGAGGGCGACCTGCACGCCCTGTACGAGGCGGCCTACAAGGCCGGGGAGAAGGCGAGTTTTCTGCGGTACAATTCGGTGGTGTTCCTGACGGAGAAGCCGGCGTAG
- a CDS encoding ABC transporter ATP-binding protein/permease, giving the protein MKLRPDIPDVLYKRSLFSWVWTSNLKLQGILLAIIVVTVAVRVLPLEMQKKIINQAIGLKRLDLLLMYCGYYLACVVAASGLKLAINALQNYIGQESLTDLRKKLYAHILTLPMSFFRKASPGMVVSSLIAEVANTGEFVGQAIAVPVTNLLTLLAFAGYLFYLNPLMAIISMALYPIAILVIPALQKRANAANKERVDTGRKLSTLIGETISGIHEIHANASFRLENKRFGAWADKLFRVRVVWNLYKFAIKVSNNFFQNLGPFVLFLVGGYLAINGRFDLGALVAFLSANEKLYDPWKELMDFYQTYQDASVSYDRIMEYFQGDPEFTEEPEEPRPPVALDGTVTAKDLVLEVPGGIQLLKGVSLDIDPGELVALVGFSGSGKSTLALCLCQILKYTAGTAALSGLDIDAMPKSDIADNVGVVSQHPFIFEGSIKDNLLYSINARREAHGASGEDGLPSLDEIIAVVQQVGLFADILRFALNSVFKEGKKEHLVKKVVRVREAYQAGHGESLAEYVEFFDPTRYLFFSSVAENLIFGTPARADLAPENLTGNAFFVNFLHEAGLKMLLMQTGAELTVRTVDILKDVPSLDPIFFEQTPIQVDEFEAYRDLAARLGRVRLHKLAPEDEKRLLTLALRFTPGVHGIVALSPILEGLLLSGRAMFADRVATDLPGAVTFFRRDDYLYSMTVMDNILFGRVKTTSPKVLDQIQKTIVSLLIEEDMLERILEIGLDFQVGSSGDRLSGGQRQKVALARAFLKEPPILILDEATAALDNASQSRIQNLLESKWRGRSTVIAVVHRLDTIKNYDKVAVMKAGRIVEAGSYAALMEKKGMLYELVHGSAARA; this is encoded by the coding sequence ATGAAGCTTCGCCCCGACATCCCGGACGTCCTCTACAAACGCTCGCTTTTCTCCTGGGTGTGGACCAGCAACCTGAAGCTCCAGGGCATCCTCCTGGCCATCATCGTCGTCACGGTGGCCGTGCGCGTGCTGCCGCTCGAGATGCAAAAAAAGATCATCAACCAGGCCATCGGCCTCAAGCGCCTGGACCTGCTGCTGATGTACTGCGGCTACTACCTGGCCTGCGTGGTGGCCGCCTCGGGGCTCAAGCTGGCGATAAACGCCCTCCAGAACTACATCGGCCAGGAGTCGCTGACCGATCTGCGCAAGAAGCTCTATGCCCACATCCTGACCCTGCCCATGTCCTTTTTCCGCAAGGCCTCGCCGGGCATGGTCGTGTCGTCGCTGATCGCCGAGGTGGCCAACACCGGCGAATTCGTGGGCCAGGCCATCGCCGTGCCCGTGACCAACCTGCTCACCCTGCTGGCCTTCGCCGGCTACCTGTTCTACTTAAACCCCCTCATGGCGATCATCAGCATGGCGCTGTACCCCATCGCCATCCTGGTCATCCCGGCCCTGCAAAAACGAGCCAACGCCGCCAACAAGGAACGCGTGGACACCGGCCGCAAGCTGTCCACGCTCATCGGCGAAACCATCTCCGGCATCCACGAGATCCACGCCAACGCCAGCTTCCGCCTGGAGAACAAGCGCTTCGGCGCCTGGGCCGACAAGCTGTTTCGGGTGCGCGTGGTCTGGAACCTGTACAAGTTCGCCATCAAGGTCTCCAACAACTTCTTCCAGAACCTGGGGCCGTTCGTGCTGTTCCTCGTGGGCGGCTACCTGGCGATCAACGGCCGCTTCGACCTGGGCGCCCTGGTGGCCTTTCTTTCGGCCAACGAGAAGCTCTACGACCCCTGGAAGGAGCTGATGGATTTCTACCAGACCTACCAGGACGCCTCGGTCAGCTACGACCGCATCATGGAATATTTCCAGGGCGACCCCGAGTTCACGGAGGAACCCGAGGAGCCCCGGCCGCCCGTGGCCCTGGACGGCACGGTGACGGCCAAGGACCTGGTGCTGGAGGTGCCGGGCGGCATCCAGCTGCTCAAGGGCGTGTCCCTGGACATCGATCCCGGCGAACTGGTGGCCCTGGTGGGCTTTTCCGGCTCGGGCAAGTCCACCCTGGCCTTGTGCCTGTGCCAGATCCTCAAGTACACCGCCGGCACGGCCGCGCTTTCGGGCCTGGACATCGACGCCATGCCCAAATCCGACATCGCGGACAACGTCGGCGTGGTCTCCCAGCATCCCTTCATCTTCGAGGGCTCCATCAAGGACAACCTGCTGTATTCCATAAACGCCAGGCGCGAGGCCCACGGCGCCAGCGGCGAGGACGGGCTGCCGAGCCTGGACGAGATCATCGCCGTGGTGCAGCAGGTGGGGCTTTTCGCCGACATCCTGCGCTTCGCCCTCAATTCCGTTTTCAAGGAGGGGAAAAAGGAGCACCTGGTCAAGAAGGTGGTGCGGGTGCGCGAGGCCTACCAGGCCGGGCACGGGGAATCGCTGGCCGAGTACGTGGAGTTCTTCGACCCCACCCGCTACCTGTTTTTTAGCTCCGTGGCCGAGAACCTCATCTTCGGCACGCCGGCCCGGGCCGACCTGGCGCCGGAAAACCTGACGGGCAACGCCTTTTTCGTCAATTTCCTCCACGAGGCCGGCCTCAAGATGCTCCTGATGCAGACCGGCGCGGAACTGACCGTCCGCACCGTGGACATCCTGAAGGACGTGCCCTCCCTGGACCCCATCTTCTTCGAGCAAACGCCCATCCAGGTGGACGAATTCGAGGCCTACCGCGATCTGGCCGCACGGCTCGGCCGGGTGCGGCTGCACAAGCTCGCGCCCGAGGACGAAAAGCGCCTGCTCACCCTGGCCCTGCGCTTCACCCCGGGCGTGCACGGCATCGTGGCCCTCTCGCCCATCCTGGAGGGGCTGCTTTTGTCCGGCCGGGCCATGTTCGCCGACCGGGTGGCCACGGACCTGCCGGGCGCGGTGACGTTTTTCAGGCGCGACGACTACCTGTATTCCATGACCGTCATGGACAACATCCTGTTCGGCCGCGTGAAGACCACCAGCCCCAAGGTGCTCGACCAGATCCAGAAGACCATCGTGAGCCTTTTAATCGAGGAGGACATGCTGGAGCGCATCCTGGAGATCGGCCTGGACTTCCAGGTGGGGTCCAGCGGCGACCGGCTCTCGGGCGGCCAGCGCCAGAAGGTGGCCCTGGCCCGGGCCTTCCTCAAGGAGCCGCCCATCCTCATCCTGGACGAGGCCACGGCGGCGCTGGACAACGCCTCCCAGTCGCGCATCCAGAACCTGCTGGAATCCAAGTGGCGGGGCCGCTCCACGGTCATCGCCGTGGTGCACCGCCTGGACACCATCAAGAATTACGACAAGGTGGCCGTGATGAAGGCCGGTCGTATCGTCGAGGCCGGCTCCTACGCGGCGCTTATGGAAAAAAAGGGGATGCTCTATGAGCTTGTCCATGGATCAGCCGCAAGGGCTTAA